One genomic segment of Strix aluco isolate bStrAlu1 chromosome 7, bStrAlu1.hap1, whole genome shotgun sequence includes these proteins:
- the PPRC1 gene encoding peroxisome proliferator-activated receptor gamma coactivator-related protein 1 codes for MAALRGGAVPAAARAGVGGAAAAAAPRGLVGGGALREPPLRAGSPLQCFSLEEDDLNLTSLDAETILEAEEILGTMQNYLDSSVISIIEDLSLSEQSKACLDAQNELSLLTAITEILDSTDDETLSPFDTIMDAELLTSPRERENPSFQKFLSLSRPSLECESPALEQPKALRSLSSSSSISVVGKTDTDMAWDRVTHGLEDPVLPKKQVCSTPRVERKMGRYWAREQPLPQRSDGEEEEEEAALSPELDSSMEAGGFCVSGAGVALEEREDPCIINTGDVSLSELVKSMHPYCLPTFTVCLDPETEPVAKELLSGPVLLEIVPGEGESVEIPVVLQPLAPSFPNLEPQLLGVEEGTGESIPEDQQLPGAPAQENRVEEEKLPGKEPSCSTPESTSPPETAARGAWSPDSSSQRSTEAPAGGKREGSKKGRGRERARKSRKKKAEEDQSEQARPGRDSVAHRLRSAGSGQPPSQPAGSRRRAACPSVQVSDFLAQQLERARKEGQMELRTEQAPRPRGRPRSTAGVSLLEKAQRELQKELVLETVSMAPEKAETVVPLEKTTPSVEEQPAAACPGPADQAEGRGDAQPAAGQGDGVSEAASPLPERDVGLEPPPSLPVTEPSEGLPREAKPKALSLREYRIRMLHRQPSQGGRKDGEKQAASKWPSVPEPPTELAEIPCLVSPVRPATEVASVQKSPEKPTSPAAVPSPASKAPTALALAPAPATAPAPATAPPPPSTPMPFVAPNVPPAAGVAPAGMPPASASAYTLYPPVPSWPCFSPQPVGCHGLPPPPSASSSSTFHMVPGLPPPAMAWPPPAVPPPPPFGPGGPYAPVGWPPPSYWPGIPMPPPVPPLAYGDPGAALQGAAAFPASGHPSTALLHGQAPAAPVLSCPEPPAFPAQPPATPVSEMGAAGGPARPATSRVSDPRRQARLAGESSLPKAPPASAPAQPLAAPLAAAAQPSSVPPAAPAQHTAAPQAAPSQPLEEPQAATPTQLPKAPPAAISCPAEVSPATGPAAESPGTHPTEEAAGPGKRAVEKTLPEPKAAAGQEPTSQKSTSQAVAPPPKAGRESSLPSKAPAARPWRHQPLLCPAQPSDRSKDIVQAFISEIGIEATDLSSLLEQFEKSEAKKEEGPVQLPEDRRPTGSSGPETQQDRKPPDGLQASELANVAGLTPPATPPHQLWKPLPAVSLLAKAQSPGSAPQEGPQKTAKLMKAKPLPPSKLQGKNLAPAPTSSAPSHVCSGDHDYCIPGAAQPESNGSPGTQPRAEGGSRWNVKHHRDITIKPISSLTKRTLDQPKPTPPAPATTVGPNQEPLGTACLAPLDYRTSVPNKATAGCSSPPTSVLLSPAASPCRDQELRTPSAQPNRAAAKRSLRCYRRPRDSPSPSASSWRAGRSRASRSFSSSSDGASESSSSSSSSSSRSRSRSFSPPPKRWRRYRSRCSHSSSSHSSCGSCGRSRDRSSSSSSTSSYSSRSTSCSQSRSPSPCRRSNRRRRYSYDAQDHYQRQRILQKERAIEERRVVFIGKIPSRMTRSELRHRFSVFGDIEECTLHFRSEGDNYGFVTYRYAEEAFAAIESGHKLRRPDEQPFDLCFGGRRQFCRRNYADLDSNREDFDPAPVKSKFDSLDFDTLLRQAQRSLRR; via the exons ATGGCGGCGCTGCGGGGCGGAGCGGtgcccgccgcggcccgggcTGGGGTCGGCGGCGCCGCGGCCGCGGCCGCTCCGCGAGGGCTGGTAGGCGGCGGAGCCCTGCGAGAGCCGCCCCTCCGCGCCGGCAGTCCCCTGCAG TGCTTTTCCCTCGAGGAGGATGACCTGAACTTAACGTCGCTGGATGCAGAAACCATCTTGGAGGCTGAAGAGATCCTGGGGACGATGCAGAACTATCTCGACTCCTCTGTGATCTCCATCATCGAAGACCTCTCTCTGAGCGAG CAGAGCAAGGCCTGCCTGGATGCGCAGAACGAGCTGTCCCTGCTGACAGCCATCACCGAGATCCTGGACAGCACGGATGATGAGACCCTGTCCCCCTTCGACACCATCATGGACGCAGAGCTGCTGACCTCGCCTCGGGAGCGGGAGAATCCCTCG TTTCAGAAGTTTCTCAGCTTATCTCGTCCATCGCTGGAGTGTGAGagccctgccctggagcagcccAAGGCTCTCAGgtctctcagcagcagcagcagcatctctgtggTTGGGAAG ACCGACACAGACATGGCTTGGGACCGTGTCACTCATGGCCTTGAGGACCCGGTGCTGCCAAAGAAGCAAGTCTGCAGCACCCCGAGGGTGGAGAGGAAGATGGGCCGGTACTGGGCCCGAGAGCAACCCTTGCCACAGCGCAGCgacggggaggaagaggaggaggaggctgcctTGAGCCCAGAGCTAGACAGCAGCATGGAGGCTGGGGGGTTCTGTGTGAGCGGAGCTGGGGTGGCACTGGAGGAGCGCGAAGACCCCTGCATCATCAACACAGGCGACGTGTCCCTGAGCGAGCTGGTGAAGTCCATGCACCCATACTGCCTGCCCACCTTCACTGTGTGCCTGGACCCCGAGACTGAGCCTGTGGCCAAGGAGCTCCTGAGCGGTCCTGTCTTGCTGGAAATTGTGCCTGGTGAGGGGGAGAGCGTGGAGATCCCTGTGGTCCTGCAGCCCTTGGCTCCCAGCTTCCCCAACCTGGAGCCCCAGCTCCTGGGAGTAGAGGAGGGTACAGGGgagtcaatcccagaggatcaACAGCTGCCAGGAGCTCCAGCCCAGGAAAAcagggtggaggaggagaaaCTGCCTGGGAAGGAGCCCTCCTGCAGTACCCCAGAGAGCACGTCCCCACCGGAGACAGCAGCACGCGGAGCCTGGAGCCCTGACAGCAGCTCCCAGCGCAGCACGGAGGCCCCAGCGGGTGGCAAACGCGAGGGCTCCAAGAAGGGACGTGGCCGTGAGAGAGCAAGGAAGAGTCGGAAAAAGAAAGCTGAGGAGGACCAAAGTGagcaggccaggccaggcagggACAGCGTGGCCCACCGACTCCGCTCAGCCGGCTCTGGGCAGCCCCCGAGCCAGCCTGCCGGCAGCCGGCGACGGGCAGCGTGTCCCTCTGTCCAGGTCTCGGACTTcctggcacagcagctggagCGAGCCCGGAAGGAGGGGCAGATGGAGCTGCGGACCGAGCAGGCACCACGGCCACGGGGCAGGCCCCGGAGCACAGCGGGGGTCTCCCTGCTTGAGAAAGCGCAGCGGGAGCTGCAAAAGGAGCTGGTGCTAGAAACGGTGAGCATGGCCCCGGAGAAGGCTGAGACTGTGGTGCCTCTGGAGAAGACCACACCAAGTGTGgaggagcagccagcagctgcatgTCCCGGCCCTGCAGACCAGGCTGAGGGCAGGGGAGATGCACAGCCGGCTGCCGGACAGGGTGACGGAGTTTCGGAGGCTGCCTCTCCACTCCCAGAGCGAGATGTGGGGCTGGAGCCCCCCCCGAGCCTGCCAGTGACAGAACCGAGTGAGGGCTTGCCTAGGGAAGCCAAACCCAAGGCCTTGAGCCTGCGGGAATACCGCATCCGCATGCTGCACCGCCAGCCCAGCCAGGGCGGCAGGAAGGATGGCGAGAAGCAAGCAGCCAGCAAGTGGCCCAGCGTCCCTGAGCCTCCGACAGAGCTGGCGGAGATCCCCTGCCTGGTGTCACCCGTGCGCCCTGCCACCGAGGTGGCCAGTGTGCAGAAGAGCCCGGAGAAAcccaccagccctgctgctgtcCCTTCTCCTGCCAGCAAAGCTCCCACCGCTCTGGCTTTGGCTCCGGCACCTGCCACGGCTCCGGCACCTGCCACGGCTCCACCACCCCCATCAACACCAATGCCTTTTGTTGCACCAAACGTGCCCCCAGCCGCTGGGGTGGCCCCTGCTGGGATGCCGCCAGCTTCTGCCAGTGCTTACACCCTTTACCCACCAGTGCCTTCCTGGCCCTGCTTCAGCCCGCAGCCCGTGGGCTGCCATGGTTTGCCCCCGCCGCCCAGTGCCAGCTCCTCCAGTACTTTTCACATGGTGCCTGGCCTCCCGCCTCCAGCCATGGCCTGGCCCCCGCCGGCTGTGCCACCCCCGCCTCCATTTGGCCCCGGTGGCCCCTATGCCCCGGTGGGGTGGCCACCACCATCGTACTGGCCAGGAATCCCCATGCCACCTCCGGTGCCTCCCCTGGCATACGGGGACCCCGGAGCGGCGCTGCAGGGCgctgctgccttcccagccaGTGGCCACCCCAGCACGGCCCTGCTGCATGGGCAGGCTCCCGCCGCCCCTGTACTCAGCTGCCCGGAGCCACCGGCCTTCCCTGCCCAGCCGCCCGCCACTCCGGTCAGTGAGATGGGGGCTGCGGGTGGCCCGGCCAGGCCAGCGACCAGCAGGGTGTCGGACCCCAGGAGGCAGGCACGGCTGGCGGGGGAGAGCTCTCTCCCCAAGGCCCCTCCGgcctcagcccctgcccagcccctggcagcccctttggctgctgctgcccagcccagcagcgtccctcctgcagctccagcccagcacaCGGCAGCCCCCcaggctgccccctcccagcctctggAGGAGCCCCAGGCTGCGACCCCCACCCAGCTTCCAAAGGCCCCCCCAGCTGCCATCTCTTGCCCTGCGGAGGTGTCCCCTGCCACTGGCCCAGCTGCAGAGTCCCCTGGCACCCACCCGACGGAGGAGGCTGCAGGGCCGGGCAAAAGGGCAGTGGAGAAAACCCTGCCGGAGCCCaaggcagctgctgggcaggagccGACCAGCCAAAAATCCACCTCCCAGGCTGTGGCACCACCACCGAAAGCGGGTCGAGAGAGCAGCCTGCCCTCCAAGGCACCCGCCGCGCGGCCGTGGAGGCACCAGCCGCTGCTCTGCCCGGCACAGCCCAGCGATAGGAGCAAGGACATCGTGCAAGCCTTCATCAGCGAGATCG GGATTGAAGCCACCGACCTGTCCAGCCTGCTGGAGCAGTTTGAGAAGTCTGAAG CCAAGAAGGAGGAGGGTCCCGTGCAGCTCCCTGAGGACAGGCGGCCAACGGGGAGCTCCGG GCCTGAGACTCAGCAGGACAGGAAGCCCCCGGATGGCCTGCAGGCCTCTGAGCTGGCCAATGTGGCAG GCCTCACCCCCCCAGCAACACCCCCCCACCAGCTCTGGAAGCCATTGCCTGCTGTctcactgctggccaaggcccagTCGCCCGGGTCTGCACCCCAGGAAGGGCCCCAGAAGACAGCCAAGCTGATGAAAGCCAAGCCGCTGCCCCCAAGCAAGCTCCAGGGGAAGAACCTGGCGCCGGCACCCACCAGCTCAGCCCCCAGCCACGTCTGCTCGGGAGACCACGACTACTGCATCCCAGGGGCAGCGCAGCCGGAGAGCAACGGCAGCCCCGGCACGCAGCCCCGGGCCGAGGGTGGCTCCCGCTGGAATGTCAAACACCACCGGGACATCACTATCAAACCCATCTCTTCCTTAACCAAACGGACGCTGGACCAGCCCAAGCCCACCCCGCCAGCCCCTGCCACCACCGTGGGGCCCAACCAGGAGCCTCTGGGGACGGCCTGCCTTGCCCCCCTGGATTATCGGACTAGCGTCCCCAACAAGGCCACCGCCGGGTGCAGCAGTCCCCCCACCTCGGTGCTCCTGTCTCCAGCTGCATCCCCCTGCCGGGACCAGGAGCTGCGGACTCCCAGTGCCCAGCCCAACCGTGCTGCTGCCAAGAGGTCCCTGCGCTGCTACCGGAGACCCCGGGACTCgcccagcccctctgccagcagctggagggctggCCGGAGCCGTGCCAGCCGCTCTTTCAGCTCCAGTTCGGATGGAGCTAGCGAgtcctcatcttcatcttcatcctcGTCCTCCCGATCCCGGTCACGGTCGTTCTCCCCACCGCCCAAGCGGTGGCGAAG GTACCGCTCAAGATGTTCCCACAGCTCCTCCTCTCACTCCAGCTGTGGGTCATGTGGCAGGTCCCGGGACAGGTCCTCATCCTCATCATCAACATCCTCCTACTCGTCCAGGTCCACGTCCTGCAGCCAGTCCCGCTCCCCCTCACCCTGCAGGAGGAGTAACAGGCGGAGAAG ATACAGTTATGACGCACAGGACCACTACCAAAGGCAGAGGATCCTCCAGAAGGAACGTGCAATA GAGGAGCGGCGAGTTGTGTTTATTGGCAAGATCCCCAGCAGGATGACACGGTCGGAGCTGCGGCACCGCTTCTCTGTGTTCGGGGACATCGAGGAGTGCACCCTGCATTTCCGCTCTGAGGG AGACAACTATGGCTTTGTCACCTACCGCTATGCTGAGGAAGCCTTTGCTGCCATTGAGAGTGGGCACAAGCTGCGGCGCCCGGACGAGCAGCCCTTCGATCTGTGCTTCGGCGGCCGCCGGCAGTTCTGCAGGAGGAACTATGCTGACTTGG ACTCAAACCGGGAGGATTTCGACCCAGCCCCCGTCAAGAGCAAGTTTGACTCCCTGGACTTCGATACGCTGCTGCGGCAGGCACAGCGCAGCCTGCGGAGGTAG